The Microbacterium amylolyticum genome includes the window CGCGACGAGGGGGCGCACACGCTTGGCGAGCGCGACCCACGCGCCGACCTCGGCGGCATCCGTCTCGGACAGCGTCGTGACGTCCCACTCGATGCCGAAGTGGCCGAACAGTGCGACGGCGCCGCTCATCGCGAGCGACACGGTGCGGCCGGTGGAGTGCACGTGGGGGGTGGTGAGGTGCATGCCCATCATCTCTGGCGGCACGACCAGCGCGGTGTACCGCTGGTTCTCGAGGCGCTCGACGGGGTCGAGGCAGTCGCTCGTCCAGATGCGGTCGGTGCGGTCGAGGATGCCGAGGTCGACGCGGGCGCCGCCCGATGCGCAGCTCTCGATTTCGAGGCCCGGGTGGGCGGCCTTGAGTTCGTCGATGAGGCGGTAGACGGCGAGCGTCTGCGCGTGCACCTTCGCGGCTCCGCCGGGGCCGGCCGCGGCGTCGACGAGGTCGCGGTTGTGGTCCCACTTGATGTAGGAGATCGGGTAGGCGGCGAGGATGTCGGAGATGACGCCGAAGATGTGGGCGTACGCCTCGGGGTGGGCGAGGTTCAGTACCTGCTGCTGACGGGCGGACGGCGGCAGATCGGTGCGGCCACGAAGGATCCAGTCGGGGTGAGAGCGGGCGAGATCGCTGTCGGGGTTGACCATCTCGGGCTCGAACCAGAGGCCGAACTCCATGCCCTTCGCGACGACGTGGTCGGCGATCGGGTGCAGACCGTCGGGCCAGACGGTGTCGTCGACGTACCAGTCGCCGAGGCCGGCGGTGTCGTCGCGGCGGTGACGGAACCAGCCGTCATCCAGCACGTACCGCTCCACGCCGATCTCGGCCGCCGCATCGGCGAGGGCGATGAGCTTGGGCAGGCGGTGGTCGAAGTAGACCGCCTCCCACGTGTTGAGGGTGATGGGTCGGGGGCGCGTGGGGTGCTGCGGTCGGGCGCGCCACTCGTCGTGGAAGCGGACGGCGAGCTCGTCGAGGCCGTCGCCCCACGAGCCGAGCAGCTCGGGCGAGGCGATCTCCTCGCCGGAGGCGAGGCGGATCTCGCCGGGCAAGTACAGCTCGCCGGCCCCGAGGAAGGACTCGCCCGTCGGGATGCGCTCCGCGAAGATGCGCGAGTTGCCGCTCCAGGCGAGGTGGACACCGTGGACCCGGCCGTGCTCGAACCCGAAGCCCGGGGTGCCCGCCGCGAGCAGGAGGGTCGCGTCGGCGCCGGGGCGACCGCGCCGGGACTCGCGGAG containing:
- a CDS encoding alpha-galactosidase, which codes for MIDHDDVVPVPAAATAPAVAHLRSGGTSVVVDLGAAVPAIAHWGEDLGDAPEETLVSLAVASRLQRVSGGLDSTARLGVVATAASGWLGTPALEGHRDGESISALFALTDFRATDDALELHFTDTETELSARYELRVTASGLVRARTTVRNDGTGTYTVQALHTTLPLPWDATEILDTTGRHLRERSAQRHELTFGTHLRESRRGRPGADATLLLAAGTPGFGFEHGRVHGVHLAWSGNSRIFAERIPTGESFLGAGELYLPGEIRLASGEEIASPELLGSWGDGLDELAVRFHDEWRARPQHPTRPRPITLNTWEAVYFDHRLPKLIALADAAAEIGVERYVLDDGWFRHRRDDTAGLGDWYVDDTVWPDGLHPIADHVVAKGMEFGLWFEPEMVNPDSDLARSHPDWILRGRTDLPPSARQQQVLNLAHPEAYAHIFGVISDILAAYPISYIKWDHNRDLVDAAAGPGGAAKVHAQTLAVYRLIDELKAAHPGLEIESCASGGARVDLGILDRTDRIWTSDCLDPVERLENQRYTALVVPPEMMGMHLTTPHVHSTGRTVSLAMSGAVALFGHFGIEWDVTTLSETDAAEVGAWVALAKRVRPLVATGRVINVDVADPGLDVRGVVAADAASAFFTVTQSQTLISSPTGRVRFPGLDADRTYRIRIVTPGGVVHNPAQSPLEWAHHDTVLTGRQLAVVGVRPPVQNPQQSTVIEITAA